A window from Tenacibaculum singaporense encodes these proteins:
- a CDS encoding class I SAM-dependent methyltransferase: MLTKQEKSALRSRLFRHLDGIVTCPAAYTLHEKGITNYLLKKKSVSLNEITSEFNANDGYLNVALRTLCSQGWLTQHVDNTHNTVQFEINEASAIAFSYFHLYKEAFLLLKFSENYSARKFEIEPFEKLEKLYKNFTNNFGIKTPSTSEEKEIVAQILTHIEGIIVCPTTVLLGMSGMFHKYFMQTKFSADEFHKDAENFGRLLDLLTNLGWFSKTKDSYEFSDEGLFFARRASAYGVTVSYIPTLRKLDKLIFGDPDIFRTSDIGNDEIHVDREMNVWGSGGAHSTYFKVIDEIIINLFNKPINEQPKGILDVGCGNGAFLKHLFNVIENQTKRGTMLEDYPLLLIGVDYNEAALKITRKNLVQADIWAKVIWGDIGNPKALSEDLQDKYGINLSDLLNVRTFLDHNRIWQEPAPTDNMITTNSTGAYAYRGKRLNNNLVVESLKQHFTKWKPFISKFGLLLIELHTSKPELVSKNLGKTAATAYDATHGYSDQYIIELDEYMNAMEAIGLTYDKNTFRKFPNSELATVSINLFK, from the coding sequence ATGTTAACAAAACAAGAAAAATCTGCGTTAAGGAGTAGGTTGTTTCGTCACTTAGACGGAATTGTTACTTGTCCAGCAGCTTACACTTTACATGAAAAAGGAATTACTAACTACTTATTAAAGAAGAAATCTGTTAGTTTAAATGAAATTACTTCCGAGTTTAACGCTAATGACGGTTATTTAAATGTGGCTTTAAGAACATTGTGTTCTCAAGGCTGGTTAACACAACATGTAGATAATACACATAACACTGTTCAGTTCGAAATCAATGAAGCTTCAGCTATAGCTTTTTCTTATTTTCATTTATATAAAGAAGCTTTTTTATTGTTGAAATTTTCAGAAAATTATAGCGCTCGAAAATTTGAAATTGAACCTTTTGAAAAGCTTGAAAAGCTTTATAAAAACTTTACAAACAACTTCGGAATTAAAACTCCATCAACTTCTGAAGAAAAAGAAATTGTAGCTCAGATTCTAACACATATCGAAGGTATTATCGTCTGTCCGACAACTGTTTTATTAGGCATGAGTGGTATGTTTCATAAATATTTTATGCAAACTAAATTTAGTGCCGATGAATTTCATAAAGATGCTGAAAATTTTGGTCGATTACTTGATTTATTAACCAATTTAGGTTGGTTCTCCAAAACTAAAGACTCTTATGAATTTTCTGATGAAGGCTTGTTTTTTGCTCGAAGAGCAAGTGCTTACGGAGTTACAGTTTCCTACATCCCTACTCTTAGAAAATTAGACAAACTTATATTTGGAGACCCAGACATTTTTAGAACTTCTGACATAGGTAATGACGAAATTCATGTAGATAGAGAAATGAATGTTTGGGGAAGCGGTGGTGCGCATTCAACCTATTTTAAAGTAATCGATGAGATTATTATTAACCTATTTAATAAACCTATTAACGAGCAACCTAAAGGTATTTTAGATGTTGGCTGTGGTAATGGCGCGTTTTTAAAACATTTATTTAATGTGATTGAAAACCAAACCAAAAGAGGTACTATGTTAGAGGATTACCCTCTATTACTTATTGGTGTCGATTATAACGAAGCTGCATTAAAAATCACTCGAAAAAACTTAGTACAAGCAGATATTTGGGCGAAAGTAATTTGGGGAGATATTGGAAACCCGAAAGCTCTCTCGGAAGATTTACAAGATAAATATGGTATTAATCTTTCTGATTTATTAAACGTTCGTACCTTTTTAGATCATAACAGAATTTGGCAAGAGCCTGCTCCTACCGACAATATGATTACTACAAACTCTACAGGAGCTTATGCATATAGAGGAAAACGTTTGAATAACAACTTAGTGGTAGAGTCTTTAAAACAACATTTCACCAAGTGGAAACCGTTTATCAGTAAATTTGGCTTATTACTAATTGAATTACACACATCAAAACCTGAGTTGGTTTCTAAAAATTTAGGAAAAACAGCGGCTACTGCCTACGATGCTACACATGGATATTCTGATCAATATATTATTGAGCTTGATGAATACATGAATGCTATGGAAGCTATTGGGTTAACTTACGATAAAAATACGTTTAGAAAATTTCCAAACTCGGAATTAGCAACGGTTTCTATAAATCTTTTTAAGTAA
- a CDS encoding PIG-L family deacetylase: protein MHKKVLLLLSFLLISLTISAQKPQKLTSNQIYEKVQKLNFLGSALYIAAHPDDENTRLIAYLSNHEKVRTGYLSLTRGDGGQNLIGPEMRELLGVIRTQELLAARGVDGGEQRFSRANDFGYSKHPDETLKIWDKDKVLADVVWAIRTFKPDVIINRFNHRTPGTTHGHHTSSAMLSVEAFDLANDKTKYPEQLQYTNTWKPNRLFFNTSWWFYGSQEKFAKADKSKMLSFDIGTYYPLKGLSNNELAAIASSQHLCQGFGRLTTRGTQTEYVEFLKGDFPKDKKDIFSGINTTWNRVVGGGEIGDILYDVEQNFDFVNPSKHLPDLLKAYQKVQKLKDEHWKKIKTKELKEIIEACAGLYLEASAVNSSATPNSTIDVNFEVLNRSGISMELSSIKILPENKKITKDIDLANNAKKTFIETISIPEISYSSPYWLQKPWSLGMYTVEDQQLRGKPETPRPIKVQFDLMIENVSISFVKPVVHRYSKRDKGEIYEPFEVLPKVTTKLLNKVLVFSSEKSQKVTVEVRSGAKNTSGTIALKAPKGWKVIPNEAKFSIAQKGDIQLIDFMITPTQNESEGVLKAIAKVEGKNYDKELIEINYNHIPKQSVLLPSQAKVVRMNIKKNGTRIGYIQGSGDAIPESLQQIGYEVTELNVNEINGNLEQFDAVVVGIRAYNTIKELQFKQKYLLEYVKKGGNVIVQYNTNRRVDVKAPYSLQLSRDRVTDENANVTFLAKEHSILNYPNKITEADFDGWVQERGLYFPNKWSKEYTPILSMHDKGESAKKGSLLVAKYGKGNYIYTGLSFFRELPAGVSGAYKLFANLLSVKENTVEK from the coding sequence ACATCGCTGCGCATCCAGATGATGAAAATACTCGTTTGATAGCATATTTATCTAATCATGAAAAGGTAAGGACAGGATATTTATCGTTAACACGCGGAGATGGAGGACAAAATTTAATAGGTCCTGAAATGCGAGAACTATTAGGAGTTATTCGTACTCAAGAGCTGTTAGCTGCAAGAGGAGTAGATGGAGGAGAACAACGTTTTTCTAGAGCTAATGATTTTGGGTATTCAAAGCATCCAGATGAAACGTTGAAAATTTGGGATAAAGATAAAGTATTAGCCGATGTAGTTTGGGCAATTCGTACTTTCAAACCCGATGTAATCATTAATCGTTTTAATCATAGAACTCCAGGAACAACACATGGCCACCATACTTCATCAGCGATGTTAAGTGTGGAAGCTTTTGATTTGGCTAATGATAAAACAAAATACCCAGAACAATTACAATATACCAATACATGGAAACCAAACAGGCTATTTTTTAATACCTCTTGGTGGTTTTATGGTAGTCAGGAAAAATTTGCAAAAGCAGACAAAAGTAAAATGTTAAGCTTTGATATAGGAACGTACTATCCTTTAAAAGGATTATCTAATAATGAATTAGCAGCAATAGCAAGCAGTCAACATTTATGCCAAGGATTTGGTAGATTAACTACTAGAGGGACTCAAACAGAATATGTAGAGTTTTTAAAAGGAGATTTTCCTAAAGACAAAAAAGATATTTTTTCAGGAATCAATACTACATGGAATAGAGTAGTAGGTGGGGGAGAAATAGGAGATATTTTATATGATGTTGAGCAAAATTTTGATTTTGTAAACCCGTCTAAACACCTTCCAGATTTGTTAAAAGCATATCAAAAAGTTCAAAAGTTAAAAGATGAGCACTGGAAGAAAATTAAAACTAAAGAATTAAAAGAAATTATAGAAGCTTGTGCTGGATTGTATTTAGAAGCCTCGGCAGTAAATTCAAGTGCAACACCAAACAGTACGATTGATGTAAATTTTGAAGTTTTGAACAGAAGTGGAATTTCAATGGAGCTATCTTCCATAAAAATACTTCCAGAGAATAAAAAAATAACAAAAGACATAGATTTAGCAAATAATGCGAAAAAAACGTTTATAGAAACTATTTCTATACCTGAAATATCGTATTCATCACCTTATTGGTTGCAGAAGCCTTGGAGTTTGGGAATGTACACAGTAGAAGATCAGCAATTGAGAGGAAAGCCAGAAACACCAAGACCAATTAAAGTACAATTTGATTTAATGATTGAAAATGTATCAATTTCTTTTGTAAAACCAGTGGTACATCGATATTCAAAAAGAGATAAAGGAGAAATTTATGAGCCTTTTGAAGTGTTACCGAAAGTAACAACAAAGCTATTGAATAAGGTACTTGTTTTTTCTTCAGAAAAATCTCAAAAAGTAACTGTAGAAGTACGTTCAGGTGCAAAAAACACAAGCGGAACAATTGCTTTAAAAGCACCAAAAGGTTGGAAAGTTATTCCAAACGAAGCAAAATTTTCTATCGCTCAAAAGGGAGATATTCAATTGATTGACTTTATGATTACTCCAACACAAAATGAATCTGAAGGAGTTTTAAAAGCTATAGCAAAAGTTGAAGGCAAAAATTATGATAAAGAATTAATAGAAATCAATTACAATCACATCCCTAAACAGTCAGTATTATTACCATCACAAGCTAAAGTTGTACGTATGAATATTAAAAAGAACGGTACAAGAATAGGGTATATACAAGGTTCTGGAGATGCTATTCCAGAAAGTTTACAACAAATTGGCTACGAGGTAACAGAATTGAATGTAAATGAGATTAATGGCAATTTAGAGCAATTTGATGCAGTTGTTGTTGGTATTAGAGCATATAACACTATAAAAGAGTTACAGTTTAAGCAAAAGTATTTGTTAGAGTATGTAAAAAAAGGAGGAAATGTAATTGTACAATATAATACCAATAGGAGGGTAGATGTAAAGGCTCCATATAGTTTACAATTATCTCGTGATAGAGTTACGGATGAAAATGCAAACGTAACATTCTTAGCTAAAGAACATTCTATTTTAAATTATCCGAATAAAATCACGGAAGCTGATTTTGATGGTTGGGTACAAGAACGCGGACTATATTTTCCAAACAAATGGAGTAAAGAATACACTCCGATATTATCTATGCATGATAAAGGAGAATCAGCTAAAAAAGGAAGTTTGTTAGTTGCTAAATACGGTAAAGGAAACTATATATATACAGGATTAAGCTTCTTTAGAGAGCTTCCAGCAGGAGTTTCTGGAGCTTATAAGTTGTTTGCGAATTTATTATCGGTAAAAGAAAATACCGTGGAGAAATAG